The following is a genomic window from Oncorhynchus masou masou isolate Uvic2021 chromosome 6, UVic_Omas_1.1, whole genome shotgun sequence.
ATAGTGTTTTGGCTAGTTAGTTGACTAACGGTAGCCTAGCTAACGTCAGCTAGTATTGGCTTTGTCTGTTCCAACAGTCAAATCGAGCTATTTTCTAATCTGATCGACGTTAGTCAGCAAAagtattttaaaaatgtatatttattaTTTAATGCTGGGGGAGACAACGAACAAGTAATTCGACAATATTTGTGTAATGCATTTGCAAGTCAGCAAAATCGTTAGCAAGCTTCTTCGTTAGCCTAATTTAGTATAATATCTCGAGATGATTGTAGTAGGCCCAAATTCATTAGCTGGTGCTTTGTTTTCAATGCAACAAGTTGACTCTTCTAGTTTCGTGCCTTCATTCTGATAATCCTCTCTTCACAGAGCACTACCAGAACCACTGGTTCCCAGACAGACCACAGAAGGGCTCGGGCTACCGCTGCATCCGAATGAACCATGAAATGGACCCAATTATTGGCAGGGCTGCTGGTCGGATCGGACTTACTAGCGATCAGCTCTTCGCACTCCTGCCCCGAGAGCTAACCCTCTGGGTGGACCCTTTTGAGGTCTCTTACCGCATCGGGGAGGATGGCTCCATATGTGTCCTCTATGAAGCAGCGGCCCCAGCGCCAGCAGCAGCACCAAGCCCCGACCCCACACAAAACTGCAAGAATCAATTTCTGATGGGTGGCCGCACTAGCCCGCCGAAGAACTACCTGATGACCGTCTCGAGCTAGTGCGGAACCAGGCATTACCTCGACTGGCTACGTGAACAGCGTCAGTGAAGCCCGTCGACCACCCACAGTGATTATTTTTCTACTTACATTTCGCAGCATTTACCCCTTTTTTAAATTTGAGTTTTCTTAAAGCACTGGGTATTTGTTGTAGTGTTTCTGTTGGGTtagttttttgttgtttattgtttgacTACCAGCCCATAGGCTCTTTTTGCACTGCAGAGACTCAGTATGTAGTGTGCTTCTGTCCTGTGGTCTTGACACACTACAATCAAGCCAGGACTCAAAGTGTAAACAAAATGACTCTGGGATTCAGATGTTAGTATCTCGTGGTGCAATAGTAATAATACTTCACACCATTGCCACTTCTCACAAATGTATACTAAAGCAATCATAACTGGAGCGTTAAGTATTTGTTCAGGTACTCATACATTTCCAAGattaactttaaaaaaatatgtttgtgTACTGCTGGTTTGTAATCTTACAGGGCCTCTTTTAACCTACCTGTGCCCTGAAATCGAGACAACGTCTGACATCCTAGTTGAAAAAGAGCTGCCTCTAACAGGTTATACTACCTTAACATGACAATGTCTTTCCAAATCCCTTTGCGTTGAATATTGCTGCCAAACTTTATATCTTGGCTCCTTTTGTGCAATAGTCGAGAGTATTCAGAGCAACTGGAGTTTGGCTAAATCTCTCAACAAATAGTCAACTAACTTCAATCCTCTTGGATCCTAGTTGAGAAAGATTTGACTTTTTAATCTAAAATAGCTTTACTTTCAACATGTTCAAGAAGTGGTTGGTTTTAATATTGATCACTATTGTGAATGTTTTTCCTATGTGAATCTGTCACTTCGACAAGTGTTCCCTGTTATTCTCCCCTGGGTAGTTTGCCTTGTGTATAAGCTGTGAGGTGGTTGGTTGGCGTCATATTAACGTCTATCACTGCCAGGTAGCGTGATGCTCTCAGCCCTCTGTAGTATACTCTCTCCCTACCGAGCTGTTGAGCAGCTCACCATTGTTTACTGTTCTAGATGGGAAAGATGTAGAGTTTAAGCTATTTGAAGCACAGTATGCATttatgtacatttaaaaaaagatgtGCATATCTAGATACTTGTACAGTTTGTCAATTTTATTACAATAAACCTTTATGAATTCAGATTATCTTGCTGTGGTCTGTTCAATTTGCTTTAGTTTATCCTTTCACTGATAGCCCATTCTAAGTAATCTCTTCCTGTTGTAACTTGAACACCGGAACTCTGTTTATGCCATATACTACATAAATGCCCCCAGCCTCTACTCTTGAAACCCATGAATAGATCTGACAGGATTGGATAATTGTTGCCCATAACTATATGCAGGGTTTATATGAATGGTGCATTGTCACTCAATCATGCGTTCTCTCTCAGGATCAGGCTTGTCTGTGCCTCAGTGCTGGTTTGGCTTGTCACTAAGGGCACATGTCTTGACATGCCCTGCACCAGCCACAGAAGAGGGAGGACCTATCAGCATGTACACTGTCCTGTTATCAGTTCTGTCCTGGGAGAATGTGTGTGAAGTTATTTAGTAAACCCACCCTCCTCCCTGCAAGTGTTGGCAGTTTTTTTCTTTCTGCAAATAAACCTTTCAAGGATGGTGTTTGTAAATGTACACATTTGTTAGTAAGCGGATGTCTTGATTCAGAAATCCTACCTTCCAGGCTTACTCTGCTTGAGCCTTAACAGACAGCAGGCCAAACTGTGGAAATAATTCAACCCAGCCAATAGACTTACACAGACAGTGATGTGTTTTAAGTATTACTAGTCTAAGTGCCTTTAGCAGACTAAACTCCACTCCATGGTGACGGGAGTTTTATGATGAACTTCACCGACGGCTTGGGGCCGAGACAAGGCTTTGTGGAATCTAGCAACGATTTGCCCAATAACGCCCACCTTTGTCCTCTAGTTGCCTGCCTTTGTTTGACATCCATACGATCTCAAAAGTGAATCAAATGCATCCACTGACATTCCATGTTGAGATTCAATAATTCAGTaggcacatgcacatttgtgcTGAGTTGCCATCTTAGAGCAACCGCAAGGAGCAAATCGTTAGTTGTGTTTGAAACTTCCTTCACTGTGGAGTTTAGTCTGCTAAGATGCCCTCTGGTTGGTTGACTTCACAGGACcccaaacagcttctacccccaagccataagttattttatttaacctttaactagacaagtcagttaagaacaaattatttacaatgatgacctatAAGACAGTTAAGTAGTTAACCAAATATACCATTTAGCAATCTGCATGGACCCTTCTTGCACAAATTTTTTTTGACTCGTCACATGCTACTGTTATCTAGTTGCCTAGTCACATTTACTCATAGTtaagtacatacagtatctacctcaattagttcgtacccctgcacatcgacttggtactggtaccccatgcaTTGGCCAAGCTACCCGTTGTGTATTTAACTTTTACGTGTTATTACTTTTTAAattatttctcttttttttctctgcattgttgggtagggccgtaagtaagcatttcgctgctAGTCTcaacctgttgtttacgaagcatgtgacaaaagatttgatttgtgtgtgtgtgggagtaaatacaaaaatataaaccaAGAGTTCTCAATTTAACCTCattatttaattatttgtttctCATTTTCTGCATATTAATATACTTCTCTGTCAATGGGTAATATGCGTATATACAAAAGGATGTTGACACTAGCATTTGCAAACATGCTGATGTCATTGACATTGCGATAGAGTCTGCCTCTGTTAAGAGTACAAACCTGAGGACATCTCTAGCTGTTTCTCCTGTCTAAAACCACACTATCATTATGAATGCTACTACACTATGAACTACTATATTTGCTGTGTATGTGACTGTTAACCAACAAGAGTcaataataaaacatgtattttaaaAAATCAACCAAAAGGAATAtgagggtgtgtttgtgtctggTTCCCTACAGCTTCTTCTTGGCCACATTGGCACTCCATGTCTGAAATTATTTTACCTTTAGATTTCAACTTcttaataaaatacatttagagtCAAGCTGACCTGACCTGAAAATCATCAACAGttacgctgaacaaaaatattaactcaacatgtaacaatttcaataattttactgagttactcatataaggaaatcagtcaattgaaataaattcaataGGCCCTAATCTGTTAATTTattatgactgggaatacagatatgcatctgttggtcacagatacgtaaaaaaaaggtaggggcgtggatcagaaaaccagctgGTATCTAGTGTaaccaccattttcctcatgcagtgCAAcgcatctccttcgcatagagtttatcaggctgttgattgtggcctatggaatgttgtcccactcctcgtcaatggctgtgcgaagttgcaggaactggaacaccctgtcatacacatcgatccagagcatcccaaacatgctcaatctgtgtcatgtctggtgagtaggcaggtcatggaagaactgggacattttcagcttccaggaattgtgtacagatccttgcgttATGAgcctgtgcattatcatgctgaagtgatggcggcggatgaatagTAAAGGGCCTCAGGATATTGTCAagttatctctgtgcattcaacgtgccatcgataaaatgcaattgtgttcaatgtccatagcttatgcctgccaataccataaccccactgccaccatggggcactctgttaacaacattgacatcattgaaaccgggattcatccgtgaagagcgtATTTCTCCAGCgtaccagtggccatcgaaggtgagcatttgcccactgaagtcggttctgatgctgaactgcagtcaggtctagaccctggtgaggacgacgagcacgctgTTGAGTTTCCCTGAGACGATTTCTGACAGTTTGGGGAGACATTCTTCGGTTGTGCACACCCACAGTTtcctcagctgtccgggtggctggtctcagacaatcccgcaggtgaagaagctggatgtggaggtcctgggctggtgtggttgcacatggtctgcggttgtgaggctggttgtacgcactgccaaattctctaaaacaatggaggtggcttatggtagagaaattaacattacattctctggcaacagctctggtggacattcctgcagtcagcttgccaattgcacactccctcaagcatttagacatctgtggcattgtgttatgtgacaaaactgcacattttagaagggccttttattgtccccagcacaagggccacctgtgtaatgatcatgctgtttaaaaagattattgatatgccacatctatcaggtgaatggattattttggcaaagataattaacgtggcaggttaggaaaATTAGGTTTAGGCTTAAATGGTCCCTGATGCAACTTATAAAAAATATCTAGCTACAAAAAGGGCTGTCCTGAAAACAGTCTTGGTTTCCACAAATGCAATGCTGCTTCTCGAGTCGCATGTCTAACACGTCTATCACATCATAGACACACATACGGAGACACCCTGCAGTGGGTCCATTTTTCCATAAAAATCCCCCTGAAACTCCCTGAGGGGCTCTCAGGGGCTATACTCTCCAGCTTGTTGTCCTAAAAAACAGAAAGGATGtacctctggttcgttcagccaatcctttgggaaaaatgaatggggaAAGAATAGGGTTTTGGAATAAACGCAGAATATAAGGTCTGAGGATAACACAGACttttaggagatcttatacactttgttctatgagataatatcagtcagttaactttgaagaatctcaaatataaaatatattttgatttctttaacactttttttggttactacatgattccatatgtgttatttcatagttttgatgtcttcactacttttctacaatgtagaaaaaaatataaaaatataaagaaaaacccaggaatgagtaggtgtgtccaaacatttgactggtactgtaaatgcaAAATTGCATCTGAAAACATTGATAATTTCTGTGGTGAGTTTATCAGCTTCTTGGAGCATGCTTCTTGTCTGGATGATGGTTGTTATGGTTCTCTGTGGCACTAAGATATCCTACACCAGGCCGTCACCTACTACCAATTCAATCTTCTGGGATTTCCATTCCATCTGTGCTATACAATTAATGACAATAGCATTAAAGAACAAGAAGCCAACCTTACTAAAGCACAAACTGTTGGAGTCACTGTACTGTTCTACTACTTACAGGgatcctctccctcaccctttgTCCATCATCCTCTACATTCCTCACTGCCTCGGCATAGGACACTTTCTGCACTGCTCTCACCCTGGAAACTTCAACTTATCTCACTttctttaaacatttttttatttaattatttaacaCGTGCACAGGTAatttctgatccccagcaacATGACCTCCCTCACAATTTTTTCCACCAAAACTACACACTTAGGCCCATGCCCTCCTTCACATTTCACACACCTCAAAATCTCCCTCCTGCATACTGCTCCAATATGACCATAAACTTCGGATCAGAAGCTCTCACGGGATATCTTATATACCCTAGCTTTACTTTATCTGGCAAACACTCTGCATCAAAACTCAGGACAGAAAGGGTCTCCTCAGTCTCATATTCACCACCGGGTCTGCGCCTCACCAAACGACGTGCATCATAGACACTGCAGATCCCCAACTTCAGTTCATCCACCCCAACACTCAACACCACCCCAGTTATCCCTCCTTTCAGCGGCACACTGCTCCCGGAGAGCACAGCAGGACACAGCTTGGCGATATGCCTAGGACCCTCTCCCTCTGGACAGCAGACACACAGTTCACCTCTGGATGCTTTGACAAAATTGACAGAACTCAACTTCTTCCCTGCCCAGCCTGATACCACAAACGGATATATCTACTTTCTCCAAGAATTGTACTCCCACTGGACCAGAGTAATCTCTGGCATTTTTCTGATTAATGGGGTGAGGCTCGGAAGCCTTCACCTCACCTGACGAAGCGGGTTCTTCCTCTTCACTTCTGTTGCTTTCAATTTCTAATTCATTGTCCGTCGACAGCTAAAGGTTATAAGGGGCGTAACATGTAATTTTCTCTCCTGTTCTTGACACAAAGGAGAAAGTACTGGGGTTGTATTTCGCAGATGTCTGTTTGGGTTTGAACCTCTTCTTTCTTCTTTGTTTTTTCTTGTCATCCTCCATCTTCCTCGCCTGCGCCTCTGACATCTGGcatctcacactctcaaacacatagatgccctgaacgcagctcactttccagcccaccttccagctcacactctcaaacacatagatcccctgaacgcagctcactttccagctcacaatctcaaacacatagatcccctgaacgcagctcactttccagcccactttccagctcacactctcaaacacatagatcccctgaacacaactcactttccagcccaccttccagctcacactctcaaacacatagatcccctgaacgcagctcactttccagcccaccttccagctcacactctcaaacacatagatcccctgaacgcagctcactttccagctcacactctcaaacacatagatcccctgaacgcagctcactttccagctcacactctcaaacacatagatcccctgaacacagctcactttccagcccacactctcaaacacatagatcccctgaacgcagctcactttccagctcacactctcaaacacatagatcccctgaacgcagctcactttccagctcacactctcaaacacatagatcccctgaacacagctcactctccacatcccaatcacctgaattctgatcacctgttcacacacctgtgtgtcattatcacacactatttagttcagttctttgcaccccatcattgtgaggtattgtttgttttgtgacataCTTGTATTCTGAGCTCTGTTTTTCCCGTAATTTAATCTTCCCGTGTATGATAGTGAGGCAGGGAAAAACTAGCGACGCCTTTTGCCTGCCTGTATttcggatttcctgttatcaacctattgtCTGATCTCCCGGAGGACGTTACTAGCCTTTTATCTGCTTGTACTATTGtccttttggaccccctgtgtatgaccttctgcctgcgcctggacccagctacctgcctcctgcTGTCATCCTTTACAAATTATCATGACACAAGGGGAGACCCAAAtgtagacacaggaggcagatggttggagtcttacattATTTATTAATCCAATAGGGTAAGGCAAGaaaatggttgtggacaggcaaaagtgtcaaaaccagttcagattCCAAACGGTACCAAAGAGCAGGCAGAGTCAAGGTCAGATCAGGCAGGCGGGAAAGTAGTCCAGATTCAGGCAGTGGTCATAAATACACTGGGGAGAATAAGTGAcccctggagggggtggagacaatcacaggaacatgtgaaacagatcagggtgatgACACCAATACGAGCCCtacgcttgaaaccagctctctgtctcccatcgtgttcaGTACATCCCCCTTGGTCAATTGTTTTCCcttttttgttgcattacaacctgtaatttaaatgtatttttgtttggatttcatgtaatggacagacacaaaatagtccaaattggtgaagtgaaaaaaaaaatcacttgtttcaaaacatttaaaaaaaaaaatggaaagtggtgtgtgcatatgtattcaccccctttgctatgaagcccctaaataagatctggtgcaatcaATTACTTACAGAAGCCAcagaattagttaaataaagtccacctgtgtgcaatcagtgtcacatgatctcagtacagttgaagtcggaagtttacatacacttaggttggagttttgttaacaaactatagttttggaaagttggttaggacatctattttgtgcataacaagtaattttttccaacaattgtttagacagattatttcacttatgattcactgtatcacaattccagtgggtcagatgtttacatactctaagttgactgggcctataaacagcttagaaaattccccaaaatcatgtcatggctttagaagttcctgataggctaattaacataatttgagtcaattggaggtgtacctgtggatgtacagtatttcaaggcctaccttcaaactcagtgcctctttgcttgacatcatgggaaaatcaaaagaaggtaccacgttcgaaggtaccacgttcgttcatctgtacaaacaatagtgcgcaagtataaacaccatgggaccacgcagccgtcataccgctcaggaaggagacgcgttctgtctcctagagatgaacgtactttggtgtgaaaagtgcaaatcaatcccagaacaacagcaaaggaccctgtgaagatgctggaggaaacaggtaaaaaatatatctatatccacagtaaaacgagtcctatatcgacataacctgaaaggccgctcagcaaggaagaagccactgctccaaaaccaccataaaaaagccagactacggtttgcaactgcatatgttgacaaagatcgtaccttttggagaaatgtcctctggtctgattaacaaaaatagaactgtttggcaataatgactatcgttatgtttgcaggaaaaagagggatgctttgcaagccgaagaacaccatcccaaccgtgaagcacaggggtggcagcatcatattgcaggggtgctttgctgcaggagggactggtgcacttcacaaaatagatggcatcatgagggaggacaattatgtggatatattgaagacatccatcaggaagttaaagcttggtcacaaataggtattccaaatggacaatgataccaagcatacttccaaagttgtggcaaaatggcgtaaGGTATTTGTATTGTATGAATGTTGGGCTCAATGAGACAATTCTGTTTAACCTGTCCTGCTTAGAGAGCAACTGTCGGACGAGTGTCATGTGAGACCTCCGGAGGTAGTGTTCGAGACATAAGAAATACGCTAGTTTACATTACAGTAATGTCTCTCGAGAATCAATATCTCTTTAGAATCTCTCGAAATTCTCATCAATGAGAAC
Proteins encoded in this region:
- the LOC135541599 gene encoding protein BTG2-like, with protein sequence MNQGYSSRGEMGPEVTAAATFVSRLLRTRGFLSEHQLHDFRDCLQQSLSEHYQNHWFPDRPQKGSGYRCIRMNHEMDPIIGRAAGRIGLTSDQLFALLPRELTLWVDPFEVSYRIGEDGSICVLYEAAAPAPAAAPSPDPTQNCKNQFLMGGRTSPPKNYLMTVSS